In a genomic window of Pseudomonas mohnii:
- a CDS encoding phosphoglycerate kinase, with product MTVLKMSDLDLQGKRVLIREDLNVPVKDGVVTSDARILASLPTIKLALEKGAAVMVCSHLGRPTEGEFSAENSLKPVADYLSKALGREVPLVADYLGGVDVKAGDIVLFENVRFNKGEKKNADELAQQYAALCDVFVMDAFGTAHRAEGSTHGVAKFAKVAAAGPLLAAELDALGKALGAPAKPMAAIVAGSKVSTKLDVLNSLSQICDQLIVGGGIANTFLAAAGHPVGKSLYEPDLLDTARAIAAKVSVPLPVDVVVAKEFAESAEATVKLIADVVADDMILDIGPQTAANFAELLKSSKTILWNGPVGVFEFDQFGNGTKVLAQAIADSAAFSIAGGGDTLAAIDKYGVADQISYISTGGGAFLEFVEGKVLPAVEVLESRAKA from the coding sequence ATGACCGTGTTGAAGATGTCCGACCTCGATCTGCAAGGTAAGCGCGTATTGATCCGCGAAGACCTCAACGTCCCAGTCAAGGACGGAGTTGTCACCAGCGACGCGCGAATCCTGGCTTCGCTGCCGACCATCAAGCTGGCCCTGGAAAAAGGCGCGGCCGTGATGGTTTGTTCGCACCTTGGCCGTCCGACCGAAGGCGAGTTCTCGGCCGAGAACAGCCTCAAGCCAGTCGCCGACTACCTGAGCAAGGCCCTGGGCCGTGAAGTGCCGCTGGTGGCTGACTACCTGGGCGGCGTCGACGTCAAGGCCGGCGACATCGTGCTGTTCGAAAACGTGCGCTTCAACAAGGGCGAGAAAAAGAACGCTGACGAACTGGCCCAGCAATACGCCGCCCTGTGCGACGTGTTCGTGATGGACGCCTTCGGCACCGCTCACCGTGCCGAGGGTTCGACCCACGGCGTGGCCAAGTTCGCCAAAGTCGCTGCGGCAGGTCCCCTGCTGGCCGCCGAGCTGGATGCACTGGGCAAAGCCCTCGGCGCTCCGGCCAAGCCAATGGCCGCCATCGTCGCTGGCTCCAAGGTGTCGACCAAACTCGACGTACTGAACAGCTTGAGCCAGATCTGCGACCAGTTGATCGTCGGCGGCGGCATCGCCAACACCTTCCTCGCGGCTGCCGGTCACCCGGTCGGCAAATCCCTGTATGAGCCGGACCTGCTCGACACCGCCCGCGCCATCGCCGCCAAGGTCAGCGTACCGCTGCCGGTGGACGTGGTGGTGGCCAAGGAGTTCGCCGAAAGCGCCGAAGCTACCGTCAAGCTGATCGCCGACGTCGTTGCCGACGACATGATCCTGGACATCGGCCCACAGACCGCAGCGAATTTCGCCGAACTGCTGAAGTCATCGAAAACCATCCTGTGGAACGGCCCGGTCGGCGTGTTCGAGTTCGATCAGTTCGGTAACGGCACCAAAGTGCTGGCCCAGGCCATCGCGGACAGTGCGGCGTTCTCGATCGCTGGCGGCGGCGACACCCTGGCGGCTATCGATAAGTATGGCGTTGCCGACCAAATCTCCTACATTTCTACCGGTGGCGGCGCGTTCCTCGAATTCGTCGAAGGCAAAGTGCTGCCAGCCGTTGAAGTCCTGGAAAGCCGGGCCAAGGCCTGA
- a CDS encoding MliC family protein encodes MKGFIAVAALALLAGCAQLNLFQSSAPVDNWTTWTCDSQAKVLWRYTDDSRKEVDVRLGGADQVYRLKQEPGASGSLYSDNMLAFHIKGEEGLVYWVATNDLIGRGCKAQ; translated from the coding sequence ATGAAAGGTTTTATCGCCGTTGCGGCGTTGGCGTTGTTGGCGGGTTGCGCTCAGTTGAACCTGTTCCAGTCCTCCGCTCCTGTGGATAACTGGACCACCTGGACCTGCGACAGCCAGGCCAAAGTGCTTTGGCGCTACACCGACGACAGCCGCAAGGAAGTCGACGTGCGCCTGGGCGGTGCCGATCAGGTTTACCGCTTGAAGCAGGAGCCGGGCGCGTCGGGTTCGCTGTATAGCGACAACATGCTGGCGTTTCACATAAAAGGTGAGGAAGGCCTGGTTTACTGGGTCGCCACCAATGATTTGATTGGCCGTGGCTGTAAGGCGCAATAA
- the fba gene encoding class II fructose-bisphosphate aldolase (catalyzes the reversible aldol condensation of dihydroxyacetonephosphate and glyceraldehyde 3-phosphate in the Calvin cycle, glycolysis, and/or gluconeogenesis) yields the protein MALISMRQMLDHAAEFGYGVPAFNVNNLEQMRAIMEAADKTDSPVIVQASAGARKYAGAPFLRHLILAAIEEFPHIPVCMHQDHGTSPDVCQRSIQLGFSSVMMDGSLGEDGKTPTDYDYNVRVTQQTVAMAHACGVSVEGELGCLGSLETGMAGEEDGIGAEGVLDHSQMLTDPEEAADFVKRTQVDALAIAIGTSHGAYKFTKPPTGDVLAIDRIKEIHKRIPNTHLVMHGSSSVPQEWLAIINQYGGDIKETYGVPVEEIVEGIKHGVRKVNIDTDLRLASTGAMRRLMATNPSEFDPRKFFGATVTAMRDVCIARYEAFGTAGNASKIKPISLEAMFQRYLKGELNAKVN from the coding sequence ATGGCACTTATCAGCATGCGCCAGATGCTGGACCACGCAGCCGAGTTCGGCTACGGCGTTCCAGCCTTCAACGTCAACAACCTTGAGCAGATGCGCGCCATCATGGAAGCCGCTGACAAGACTGACTCCCCGGTGATCGTCCAGGCCTCGGCCGGTGCACGCAAATACGCCGGCGCGCCGTTCCTGCGTCACCTGATCCTGGCGGCAATCGAAGAATTCCCGCACATCCCGGTGTGCATGCACCAGGACCACGGCACCAGCCCTGACGTCTGCCAGCGTTCCATCCAGCTGGGCTTCAGCTCGGTGATGATGGACGGTTCCCTGGGCGAAGACGGCAAGACCCCGACTGACTACGACTACAACGTCCGTGTGACCCAACAAACCGTGGCCATGGCTCACGCCTGCGGCGTTTCGGTAGAAGGCGAGCTGGGCTGCCTGGGTTCGCTGGAAACCGGCATGGCCGGTGAAGAAGACGGCATCGGCGCCGAAGGCGTTCTGGATCACAGCCAGATGCTGACCGACCCGGAAGAAGCCGCTGACTTCGTCAAGCGCACCCAGGTCGATGCCCTGGCCATCGCCATCGGCACCAGCCACGGCGCCTACAAGTTCACCAAGCCACCTACCGGCGACGTGCTGGCGATCGACCGTATCAAGGAAATCCACAAGCGCATCCCGAACACTCACCTGGTGATGCACGGTTCGTCTTCGGTACCGCAAGAGTGGCTGGCGATCATCAACCAGTACGGCGGCGACATTAAAGAAACCTACGGCGTACCGGTTGAAGAAATCGTCGAAGGCATCAAGCACGGCGTGCGCAAGGTCAACATCGACACCGACCTGCGTCTGGCATCCACTGGCGCAATGCGTCGCCTGATGGCCACCAACCCGAGCGAATTCGACCCGCGTAAATTCTTCGGCGCCACCGTGACGGCCATGCGCGACGTGTGCATCGCTCGCTACGAAGCCTTCGGCACCGCGGGCAACGCTTCGAAGATCAAGCCGATCTCTCTGGAAGCGATGTTCCAGCGTTACCTGAAAGGTGAGTTGAACGCCAAGGTCAACTAA
- a CDS encoding polysaccharide lyase family 7 protein, translating into MIDLATWNLSVPVGSPPYTVETSKLVNGFKDQYFHSNTGTLFFWSPVTGSRTENAIYPRTELRETYSNGTLKNWCYPDADNSLRATLAVNQVPSSGKIVIGQIHAYESQKPLVKVEYQYKTKTLSGNIVAKVRMHPDDDEGRVITIATGVKLNQQFSYLIHLSPGGALGISAAGYQWDSNISATWRNKPLYFKAGVYVQDNTGYTSEGGMVTFSKLDIDHDK; encoded by the coding sequence ATGATCGACCTCGCAACCTGGAACCTCAGCGTTCCCGTCGGCAGCCCGCCGTACACCGTAGAAACCTCCAAACTGGTGAACGGCTTCAAGGATCAATACTTCCATTCCAACACCGGCACACTGTTCTTCTGGTCCCCGGTGACCGGCTCGCGTACTGAAAACGCCATCTACCCGCGCACCGAGCTGCGGGAAACCTACAGTAATGGCACGCTGAAAAACTGGTGCTACCCGGACGCCGACAACTCCCTGCGCGCCACCCTGGCGGTGAACCAGGTACCCAGTTCGGGCAAGATCGTGATTGGCCAGATCCATGCCTATGAAAGCCAGAAACCCTTGGTGAAGGTCGAGTACCAGTACAAGACCAAGACCTTGAGCGGCAACATCGTCGCCAAAGTGCGCATGCACCCTGACGACGACGAAGGCCGGGTGATCACCATCGCCACCGGGGTGAAACTTAATCAGCAGTTCTCCTACCTCATCCACCTCAGTCCCGGCGGCGCACTGGGCATCAGCGCGGCGGGTTACCAGTGGGATAGCAATATCAGCGCGACGTGGCGCAACAAACCGCTGTACTTCAAGGCCGGGGTGTATGTGCAGGACAACACCGGATACACCAGCGAGGGCGGCATGGTGACGTTCAGCAAGCTGGATATCGATCACGATAAATAA
- a CDS encoding putative bifunctional diguanylate cyclase/phosphodiesterase, which yields MECAHLKPAEGSSTLLIVDDYPENLISMRALLQRQDWQVITAASGFEALGLLLEHEVDLVLLDVQMPGMDGFEVARLMRGSQRTRLTPIIFLTANEQSQDAVIKGYASGAVDYLFKPFDPQILKPKVQALLEHQRNRRELQRLSHDLEVARAFNASILDNAAEGILVVGDDGRIGFANPAISRLLNAPVRELQGREFLDFLQKPHVPVWADSDLLAGYKRGDTVRLHDALLRTAPGQQVSVALSCAPLPAEQRAMVVTIQDMSVVRHLHQQLESQAVTDPLTGLLNRRGFYQTVETLLLRGERSDSAWVLLYLDLDGFKRVNDFLGHDAGDRVLRWVSEQLKACLRPFDILARMGGDEFTAFLDLEFPEQAAKIAEKLIERVSICQQIDGLDIALGASIGIATFPDCGANLDGLLRASDIAMYEAKRAGRQQYRFYDHEMNGRARSRLMLEESVRTAIENRDFNLVYQPQVSIADGQIRGFEALLRWQHPSVGDVPPGLFLPLLEEARLISRLGSWIYHRGAGQRKAWEALFAEDLVLGVSLSSTQFAMPNLVTELRQVLDRHGLQARHLEVEVTEAALMHHPDETRKQLRLLRNLGVRVALDDFGSGPCSLAHLRDLELDTLKLDRHLIARLPDSSRDAALVRSVIELCKQYGMLVIAEGVETIAQYNWLQANGCEYVQGFLVSRPMMAEDTGHFVQPFDWSALTH from the coding sequence ATGGAATGCGCCCACCTCAAGCCAGCCGAAGGCAGCTCAACCTTATTAATCGTCGACGATTACCCTGAAAACCTGATCAGCATGCGCGCGTTGTTGCAGCGCCAGGACTGGCAAGTCATCACAGCTGCATCGGGTTTCGAGGCCCTCGGCCTGTTGCTTGAACACGAAGTCGACCTGGTACTGCTGGATGTGCAGATGCCGGGCATGGATGGATTTGAAGTCGCGCGCCTGATGCGCGGCAGCCAACGAACCCGACTGACACCGATTATTTTTCTCACCGCCAACGAGCAGTCCCAGGATGCTGTGATCAAGGGCTATGCCAGTGGCGCGGTGGATTACCTGTTCAAGCCATTCGATCCGCAGATTCTCAAGCCCAAGGTTCAGGCGTTGCTGGAGCACCAGCGCAATCGCCGGGAGTTGCAGCGCCTGAGCCATGACCTGGAGGTCGCTCGCGCCTTCAATGCCTCGATATTGGATAACGCCGCCGAGGGCATTCTGGTGGTCGGCGACGACGGCCGGATCGGCTTTGCCAACCCGGCGATCTCGCGGCTGCTCAATGCACCGGTGCGAGAGCTGCAAGGCAGGGAGTTCCTGGATTTCCTGCAAAAACCGCATGTCCCGGTCTGGGCCGATTCGGATCTGTTGGCCGGGTACAAGCGCGGCGACACGGTACGCCTGCACGATGCGCTGTTGCGTACCGCGCCGGGACAGCAGGTGTCAGTGGCGCTGTCCTGTGCGCCGTTGCCCGCCGAACAGCGGGCGATGGTGGTGACGATTCAGGATATGTCGGTGGTGCGTCACCTGCATCAGCAACTGGAATCCCAGGCGGTCACCGACCCGTTGACCGGGCTGCTCAATCGGCGCGGTTTTTACCAGACCGTGGAAACCCTGCTGTTGCGCGGCGAACGCTCCGACAGTGCCTGGGTGCTGTTGTACCTGGACCTCGATGGCTTCAAGCGGGTCAACGATTTCCTCGGTCACGATGCCGGCGACCGGGTGCTGCGCTGGGTGTCCGAGCAACTGAAGGCCTGTCTGCGGCCCTTCGATATCCTGGCGCGCATGGGCGGCGACGAATTCACCGCCTTTCTGGACCTGGAGTTCCCGGAGCAAGCGGCCAAGATTGCGGAAAAACTGATTGAGCGGGTTTCGATTTGCCAGCAAATCGATGGCCTGGATATCGCCCTGGGCGCGAGCATTGGTATCGCGACGTTCCCGGATTGCGGCGCCAATCTCGACGGTTTGTTGCGGGCTTCCGACATCGCCATGTACGAAGCCAAGCGCGCCGGGCGTCAGCAGTATCGTTTTTACGATCATGAAATGAACGGCCGGGCACGCTCGCGGTTGATGCTCGAAGAAAGTGTGCGCACGGCCATCGAGAATCGCGATTTCAACCTGGTGTATCAACCCCAAGTGTCCATCGCCGACGGGCAGATTCGTGGCTTCGAGGCGTTGCTGCGCTGGCAGCACCCCAGCGTGGGCGATGTGCCGCCTGGACTGTTTTTGCCGTTGCTGGAAGAGGCGCGATTGATCAGCCGCCTGGGCAGCTGGATTTACCATCGCGGTGCCGGGCAGCGCAAAGCCTGGGAAGCGCTGTTTGCCGAGGATCTGGTGCTGGGCGTCAGTTTGAGCAGCACGCAATTCGCCATGCCTAACCTGGTCACCGAGCTGCGCCAAGTGCTGGATCGTCATGGCTTGCAGGCGCGTCATCTGGAAGTCGAGGTGACGGAAGCGGCCTTGATGCATCATCCCGATGAGACCCGCAAACAGCTGCGGTTGCTGCGCAATCTTGGCGTCCGGGTCGCGCTGGATGATTTCGGTTCCGGCCCGTGTTCGCTGGCTCATTTGCGCGATCTGGAACTGGATACGCTCAAACTTGACCGCCATTTGATCGCGCGGCTACCGGACTCTTCGCGGGATGCGGCGCTGGTGCGCAGTGTCATCGAGCTGTGCAAGCAGTACGGGATGCTGGTGATTGCCGAAGGGGTGGAAACCATTGCGCAGTACAACTGGCTGCAAGCCAATGGTTGCGAGTATGTGCAGGGTTTTCTGGTGTCG